CGGGCGCGGGCGTGCAGATCCAGATTGTTGGTGGGCTCGTCGAGCAGGAGTACGTCAGGTCGGGCGAGCAGCAGCGCGGCGAGGCGCAGCAGCACGGACTCGCCGCCCGAGATCTCGCCCACGGTCCGGTCCAGGCCGACGTGGTCGAGCCCGAGCTGGTCGAGGACGGCCCGGGCCCGCTCCTCCACGTCCCAGTCGTCGCCGATCACGGTGAAGTGCTCCTCCGAGGGGTCGCCCGCCTCGATGGCGTGCAGGGCGGCCCGCTTGCCGGCGATGCCGAGGATCTCGTCCACCCGGCGCCCGGTCTCCAGGACCAGGTTCTGCGGGAGGTGGCCGAGCTCGCCGGTGACCCGGACCGTGCCGTCCTGCGGTTTCAGCTCGCCCGCGAGCAGCTTCAGGAGCGTGGACTTGCCGGAGCCGTTGAGCCCGACGAGGCCGGTGCGGCCCGGGCCGACGGTGAGCCGGAAGTCGTCGAAGACCTCGGTGCCGTCCGGCCAGGAGAAGGAGAGAGCGGAGCAGGTGAGGAAAGTGGGGTGATGCGCCATGGAGGCCTCCCGGTCGCGTAGGCGTGGAAATGGGGCAACGCGAGAGACACCGGGGCGCGGGCAGTGTGGAGAACGGCTCGTACGCCGAGGTCGAGAACGGCACACGCGGCACAGGGGGCACGCGCGGCTCGGTGTCTCGCAACCTCAGACGAGCAACGTCCTTCTCCGATCGGGTGACGACAAGGTCAGGAACGACCGTACGCGCGGGACCGGAGGAGCGGCAACCGATTTGACGCGGACGCGGCTACGGGCGCTCGCGGAGCAGTTCCGCGAGGTCCTGGTCCCAGTCCAGGTACTGGTGCTCGCGCCCGGCCGGGACGAGGTGCTGCGAGCGTTCCAGGAAGCGGCGCAGCTCGGAGGTCCGCACATGGACCATCGCGACGCCTTCCGGGGCGTGGAACTCGACGACGGTGCGGTCGTAGCCGTACGGGCGCAGGCGCACGTCCCCGACGCCGGCCGGGCGCTCGACCCCCTGGACGAGGAGTTCGCGAGCGAAGGCCCAGGAGACCTCGACGCCCTCCAGGGTCGCCGGCGGCGGGAAGGCCATGCTCACGGCGTACGGATCCTCACGGTCGTACCGGAGGGTGGCGGGGACGGTCTCCATCCGGGGAGCGGATGCGACCAGACGGGCTTGCACGGCCTGCTCGATGACGGCGGACAAGACCGGCTCCTCTCACGCGGGCTTCGGATCCTGTGCGTCTCCCCGACACCAGGGCACCTGACACCCCTCTAGACGAGCGAAGCGGTGGGAACGTGCACTCGGGCCCCACGTGACCTGTGTCACCGCGGTCTCTGAAACGCATCCGGCGCGAGGGTGGTCGTCGGCTCGTGCCGCCGGGCGCCCCTGCGCGTATGGCTGGGGTGGGTGGGGGTGTGCGGCTTGAGTGGGGTGGGTGCGTGTTCGTGGTGGGGGTGGGGGTCAGCGTTGTTCGGGGACGTCGTCGTCGTCCGGTTCCGCGCAGGGGCCCGAGTGGTCGCAGTACGGCTG
This is a stretch of genomic DNA from Streptomyces sp. R44. It encodes these proteins:
- a CDS encoding SsgA family sporulation/cell division regulator, yielding MSAVIEQAVQARLVASAPRMETVPATLRYDREDPYAVSMAFPPPATLEGVEVSWAFARELLVQGVERPAGVGDVRLRPYGYDRTVVEFHAPEGVAMVHVRTSELRRFLERSQHLVPAGREHQYLDWDQDLAELLRERP